One window from the genome of Hypanus sabinus isolate sHypSab1 chromosome 16, sHypSab1.hap1, whole genome shotgun sequence encodes:
- the LOC132406343 gene encoding T-cell acute lymphocytic leukemia protein 1 homolog, whose product MMEKAENQSPPTTGDSHSPMKVEPGQIIDSPTNEGDNVDVTTPPLGSTIGDVTQSNKQDAPEPVSMETPLSSSEGLPLEVPVISLGHSKIHTVNDGHQINGGVRTIQTTELTALCPILPLISSSDSRMVHLSHHSMSPLPMQSPLIGSQYRAHPLINSAYIGTTSTFSIFPSSRVKRRSSSHYEMEMHEGPPQKVVRRMFTNSRERWRQQNVNGAFSDLRKLIPTHPPDKKLSKNEILRLAMKYINFLVKLLSDQTRQQQPDDKGWPAAKRNGICGPLAGGVAVVDAASQNTGAASPSDALAAPQKQMGLADMAAMAVRRQLSSITSATSPTTGCYGNCRSPNTEEEDDQECLIKTEAEAGKLKLVSAVAQR is encoded by the exons ATGATGGAGAAGGCCGAGAATCAGTCTCCTCCCACCACTGGAGATTCTCACAGCCCTATGAAGGTCGAGCCAGGGCAAATTATTGACTCCCCCACTAATGAGGGAGACAACGTGGATGTCACAACCCCACCTTTGGGATCTACCATTGGGGATGTCACTCAATCAAACAAACAGGACGCACCAGAACCGGTTTCCATGGAAACCCCTCTGAGCTCTTCAGAAGGCCTCCCGTTGGAGGTGCCAGTGATCAGCTTGGGACACAGCAAGATCCACACTGTTAACGACGGTCACCAGATCAACGGAGGGGTTAGGACCATACAGACCACCGAGCTGACTGCCCTGTGCCCCATCCTACCTCTCATCTCAAGCTCGGACAGCAGGATGGTGCATCTTTCACACCACTCCATGTCGCCACTCCCAATGCAGAGTCCACTCATTGGCTCACAGTATCGTGCGCATCCTTTGAtcaacag TGCCTATATTGGAACTACAAGCACGTTCAGTATATTTCCAAGCAGCAGAGTCAAAAGGAGATCATCAAGCCATTACGAAATGGAGATGCATGAAG GTCCTCCTCAGAAGGTTGTCCGGAGAATGTTCACCAACAGCCGGGAGCGGTGGAGACAGCAAAACGTGAATGGGGCCTTCTCGGATCTTCGCAAACTCATCCCCACTCATCCTCCAGACAAGAAGCTCAGTAAGAATGAGATCTTGCGCCTGGCCATGAAATACATCAACTTCCTGGTGAAACTTCTCAGTGACCAGACTAGACAGCAGCAGCCAGATGACAAGGGCTGGCCAGCAGCCAAGAGGAATGGGATATGTGGTCCCTTGGCTGGGGGAGTCGCAGTGGTGGACGCTGCATCTCAGAACACAGGGGCAGCCTCACCTTCCGATGCCCTTGCTGCCCCACAGAAACAGATGGGCCTGGCGGATATGGCAGCAATGGCGGTACGAAGACAACTGTCGTCCATCACCAGCGCAACATCACCAACGACCGGTTGCTATGGCAACTGCAGGAGTCCTAATACTGAAGAAGAGGATGACCAGGAGTGTTTGATAAAAACAGAGGCAGAGGCAGGCAAGCTGAAACTAGTCTCAGCCGTGGCTCAGAGATGA